From Ramlibacter tataouinensis, the proteins below share one genomic window:
- a CDS encoding molybdopterin-dependent oxidoreductase — protein MTSTTVTTTPAGSVSKRITLVKGACPHDCPDACALVTTVQDGVAVKVQGNPEHRHTGGVLCTKVSRYPERTYHPERLLHPLRRVGPKGSGKFERTSWDQALMDIAARLSQIAARDPQAIVPYSYAGTMGLVQGESIAARFFNRLGASFLDRTICSNAGGEALVHTLGGKVGMKVEYFAESRLILIWGSNSITSNLHFWRQAQEAKRNGARLVCIDPRRTETAEKCHDHVQLRPGTDAALALAIMHELVVNDLLDHDYIERYTLGWEALRERALRWTPERAAEVCGVPAAQIRALARDWGTTQPAAIRLNYGMQRVRGGGNAVRAIACLPALTGAWRHRAGGALLSSSGQFPVDKAALQRPDLLAGRQPRTINMVTIGDDLLRPASPAFGPRIEALVVYNSNPLAVAPESGKVVAGFAREDLFTVVLEHFQTDTADYADYILPATTQLEHWDIHFSYGHTDVTLNRPAIAPVGEARPNTQVFRELARRMGLTDPCFDDDDLALCRMAYGARVDFDELLQEGFAPLPLPEAPFAQGGFPTPSGKCEFFSERLARQGLDGLPDHLPNYEAAGTSPRYPLAMISPPARNFLNSSFVNVDSLQEIEREPLLEIHASDAAARGIASGAVVRVFNDRGQYHCKAQVSERARPGVVNGLGVWWRKLGLAGTNVNELTSQQLTDIGRGPVFYDCLVEVEPA, from the coding sequence ATGACCAGCACCACCGTTACTACTACTCCCGCAGGAAGTGTGTCCAAACGTATAACGCTTGTGAAGGGGGCTTGCCCCCATGACTGCCCCGATGCCTGCGCGCTTGTGACGACGGTGCAGGACGGCGTCGCTGTCAAGGTTCAGGGAAATCCCGAGCATCGCCATACGGGTGGGGTGTTGTGCACGAAGGTGTCGCGTTATCCCGAACGCACCTACCACCCCGAGCGCCTGCTGCATCCCCTGCGCCGGGTCGGGCCCAAGGGCAGCGGCAAGTTCGAGCGCACCAGCTGGGACCAAGCCCTCATGGACATCGCGGCGCGCCTGTCGCAGATCGCCGCGCGCGATCCGCAGGCGATCGTGCCCTACAGCTACGCCGGCACCATGGGACTGGTGCAGGGCGAGAGCATCGCCGCGCGCTTTTTCAACCGGCTGGGCGCATCGTTCCTGGATCGCACGATCTGCTCCAACGCGGGCGGCGAAGCGCTGGTCCACACCTTGGGCGGCAAGGTCGGCATGAAGGTGGAGTACTTCGCCGAGTCGCGGCTGATCCTGATCTGGGGCAGCAACTCCATCACCAGCAACCTGCATTTCTGGCGGCAGGCGCAGGAGGCCAAGCGCAATGGCGCCCGGCTGGTCTGCATCGACCCGCGCCGCACCGAAACCGCGGAGAAGTGCCACGATCACGTGCAGCTGCGCCCCGGCACCGACGCCGCGCTGGCGCTGGCCATCATGCACGAGCTGGTCGTCAACGACTTGCTCGACCACGACTACATCGAGCGCTACACCCTGGGCTGGGAGGCCCTGCGCGAGCGCGCCCTGCGCTGGACGCCGGAGCGCGCGGCCGAGGTCTGCGGCGTGCCGGCCGCGCAGATCCGCGCCCTGGCGCGCGACTGGGGCACCACGCAACCGGCGGCCATTCGCCTGAACTACGGCATGCAGCGGGTGCGCGGCGGCGGCAACGCGGTCCGCGCCATCGCCTGCCTGCCAGCGCTCACCGGCGCCTGGCGTCACCGGGCCGGCGGCGCGCTGCTGTCCAGCTCCGGCCAATTCCCGGTGGACAAGGCGGCGCTGCAGCGGCCGGACCTGCTGGCCGGCCGGCAGCCCCGCACCATCAACATGGTCACCATCGGCGACGACCTGCTGCGGCCGGCATCGCCCGCGTTCGGCCCCCGCATCGAGGCGCTGGTGGTCTACAACAGCAACCCGCTCGCGGTAGCGCCCGAATCGGGCAAGGTGGTCGCCGGCTTCGCGCGCGAGGACCTGTTCACCGTGGTGCTGGAGCATTTCCAGACCGACACGGCCGATTACGCCGACTACATCCTGCCGGCCACCACCCAGCTGGAACACTGGGACATCCACTTCTCCTATGGCCACACCGACGTGACCCTGAACCGCCCGGCGATCGCGCCGGTGGGCGAGGCCCGGCCGAACACCCAGGTGTTCCGCGAGCTGGCGCGCCGCATGGGCTTGACCGATCCCTGCTTCGACGACGACGACCTCGCGCTGTGCCGCATGGCCTACGGCGCCAGGGTCGACTTCGACGAGCTGCTGCAGGAAGGCTTCGCGCCGCTGCCGCTGCCCGAGGCGCCGTTCGCGCAAGGCGGCTTTCCGACGCCGTCGGGCAAGTGCGAGTTCTTCAGCGAACGGCTGGCCCGCCAGGGCCTGGACGGGCTGCCCGACCACCTGCCCAACTACGAAGCGGCGGGCACGTCGCCCCGCTATCCGCTGGCGATGATTTCGCCGCCGGCGCGCAATTTCCTGAATTCGAGCTTCGTCAACGTGGACAGCCTGCAGGAGATCGAACGCGAGCCCCTGCTCGAGATCCACGCGAGCGACGCGGCCGCGCGCGGCATCGCTTCCGGCGCGGTGGTGCGCGTGTTCAACGACCGCGGCCAGTACCACTGCAAGGCCCAGGTGTCGGAGCGCGCGCGCCCCGGCGTGGTCAACGGCCTGGGCGTGTGGTGGCGCAAGCTGGGGCTGGCGGGCACCAACGTCAACGAACTCACCAGCCAGCAGCTCACCGACATCGGCCGCGGTCCGGTGTTTTACGACTGCCTGGTGGAAGTCGAACCGGCGTGA
- a CDS encoding M20 aminoacylase family protein produces the protein MNILDSVVTQAAAITAIRRDLHAHPELCFEEVRTADLVAAKLTEWGIPVHRGLGKTGVVGIVKNGTSARAVGLRADMDALPMQEFNTFAHASQHAGKMHACGHDGHVAMLLAAAQHLAANRNFDGTVYLIFQPAEEGGGGAREMIKEGLFEKFPMEAVFGMHNWPGSDVGKFAISPGPVMASTSEFRITIRGRGSHAALPHNGVDPVPVACQMVQAFQTIISRNKKPIDAGVISVTMIHAGEATNVVPDSCELQGTVRTFTVEVLDLIEKRMKQVAEHVCAAHDAQCEFEFQRNYPPTINWPAEAEFARKVMASIVGEDNVQSQEPTMGGEDFAYMLQVKPGAYCFIANGDGAHREIGHGAGPCMLHNPSYDFNDELIPLGATYWVRLAEAWLGRRE, from the coding sequence ATGAACATCCTGGACTCGGTCGTCACCCAGGCGGCCGCCATCACGGCCATCCGCCGCGACCTGCACGCCCACCCTGAACTGTGCTTCGAAGAAGTGCGCACCGCCGATCTGGTGGCCGCCAAGCTCACCGAATGGGGCATCCCGGTGCACCGCGGCCTGGGCAAGACCGGCGTCGTCGGCATCGTGAAGAACGGCACCAGCGCGCGCGCCGTCGGCCTGCGCGCCGACATGGATGCGCTGCCGATGCAGGAGTTCAACACCTTCGCGCACGCCAGCCAGCACGCCGGCAAGATGCACGCCTGCGGCCACGACGGCCATGTGGCGATGCTGCTGGCCGCGGCCCAGCACCTGGCGGCCAATCGCAACTTCGACGGCACGGTGTACCTGATCTTCCAGCCGGCCGAGGAAGGCGGCGGCGGCGCCCGCGAGATGATCAAGGAGGGCCTGTTCGAAAAGTTCCCGATGGAGGCCGTGTTCGGCATGCACAACTGGCCGGGCAGCGACGTGGGCAAGTTCGCCATCAGCCCGGGGCCCGTGATGGCCTCCACCAGCGAATTCAGGATCACCATCCGGGGACGCGGCAGCCACGCAGCGCTGCCGCACAACGGCGTCGACCCGGTGCCCGTCGCCTGCCAGATGGTGCAGGCCTTCCAGACCATCATCAGCCGCAACAAGAAGCCCATCGACGCAGGCGTGATCTCGGTGACCATGATCCACGCCGGCGAGGCGACCAACGTCGTCCCGGACAGCTGCGAGCTGCAGGGCACGGTGCGCACCTTCACGGTCGAGGTGCTGGACCTGATCGAAAAGCGCATGAAGCAGGTCGCCGAACACGTCTGCGCGGCCCATGACGCGCAGTGCGAGTTCGAGTTCCAGCGCAACTACCCGCCCACCATCAACTGGCCGGCCGAGGCCGAGTTCGCGCGCAAAGTGATGGCCTCCATCGTGGGCGAGGACAACGTGCAGTCGCAGGAGCCCACCATGGGGGGCGAGGACTTCGCCTACATGCTGCAGGTCAAGCCGGGCGCCTACTGCTTCATCGCCAACGGCGACGGCGCCCACCGCGAGATCGGCCACGGCGCCGGTCCCTGCATGCTGCACAACCCCAGCTACGACTTCAACGACGAGCTGATCCCGCTGGGCGCCACCTACTGGGTCCGCCTGGCGGAAGCCTGGCTGGGAAGGCGCGAGTGA
- a CDS encoding M14 family metallopeptidase, translated as MNAPEDAFAASYGQARRKFLEAARAAGLQVESRIHPGQGRDGEELAMDIAREGPPEASRLLVLTSACHGIEGYCGSGVQVAALGDGAWRQYARERGVAVLYVHALNPHGFSHGRRVTQENVDLNRNFHDFGAALPANPAYGELHPLLLPATWPPTPEVQQAVLRYVAERGEPALQAAVSRGQHEFPDGLFFGGTAPTWSNLAVREVLRAHARRAARLGWIDFHTGLGPNGVGERIFAGPDDGASIARARAWWDSGGATPVTSMYDGSSTSAFLTGLMWIAARQECPQAEFTSIALEYGTLPVMQVMEALRGDHWLHAHPQAPSELADGIRQRMREAFYTDTPEWKRQVLEQARQALYQAVDGLAV; from the coding sequence ATGAACGCGCCCGAGGACGCGTTCGCCGCGAGCTACGGCCAGGCGCGGCGCAAGTTCCTGGAGGCCGCCCGGGCCGCGGGCCTCCAGGTCGAAAGCAGGATCCATCCGGGCCAGGGCCGCGACGGCGAGGAACTGGCGATGGACATCGCGCGCGAGGGTCCGCCCGAGGCATCCCGGCTGCTGGTGCTCACCAGTGCCTGCCACGGCATTGAAGGCTACTGCGGCAGCGGCGTGCAGGTCGCCGCCCTGGGCGATGGCGCCTGGCGGCAGTACGCGCGCGAGCGCGGGGTCGCGGTGCTCTATGTCCATGCGCTCAACCCCCACGGTTTCTCGCATGGGCGTCGCGTGACGCAGGAGAACGTGGACCTGAACCGCAACTTCCACGACTTCGGCGCCGCGCTGCCCGCCAACCCGGCGTATGGCGAGTTGCATCCCCTGCTGCTGCCGGCCACGTGGCCTCCCACGCCCGAGGTCCAGCAGGCGGTCCTGCGCTACGTCGCCGAGCGCGGCGAGCCGGCGCTGCAGGCCGCCGTCAGCCGCGGCCAGCACGAGTTTCCGGATGGCCTGTTCTTCGGCGGCACCGCGCCGACCTGGAGCAACCTGGCCGTCCGCGAGGTGCTGCGCGCGCACGCGCGCCGGGCCGCGCGCCTGGGCTGGATCGATTTCCATACCGGCCTCGGGCCCAACGGCGTCGGCGAGCGCATCTTCGCCGGCCCGGACGACGGCGCATCGATCGCGCGCGCCCGCGCCTGGTGGGACTCCGGCGGCGCCACGCCGGTCACGTCGATGTACGACGGATCGTCCACCTCGGCCTTTCTCACCGGCCTCATGTGGATTGCGGCGCGCCAGGAGTGCCCGCAGGCGGAGTTCACCAGCATCGCGCTGGAGTACGGCACGCTGCCGGTGATGCAAGTGATGGAAGCCCTGCGGGGCGACCATTGGCTGCATGCGCACCCGCAGGCCCCGTCCGAACTGGCCGATGGCATCCGCCAGCGGATGCGCGAGGCTTTTTACACCGACACGCCCGAATGGAAGCGCCAGGTGCTGGAGCAGGCGCGGCAGGCGCTGTACCAGGCGGTCGATGGTCTGGCCGTTTGA
- a CDS encoding polyhydroxyalkanoic acid system family protein — translation MPDIHITREHGLGLPAARKLAFRWAEVAEDKLGMECTYEEGKSSDRVIFTRAGANGELKVTKSSFVLDARLGLLLGAFRERIESEIVKNLDELLAHEEPLKAFDHALAAHGKKAAPKKPAAKPAAKPKAKKA, via the coding sequence GTGCCTGACATCCACATCACACGCGAGCACGGCCTGGGCCTGCCCGCGGCACGCAAGCTCGCCTTCCGCTGGGCCGAAGTGGCCGAGGACAAGCTGGGCATGGAGTGCACCTACGAAGAGGGCAAGTCCTCCGACCGGGTCATCTTCACCCGGGCGGGCGCCAACGGCGAGTTGAAGGTGACGAAGAGCAGCTTCGTGCTCGACGCCCGGCTCGGGCTGCTGCTCGGCGCGTTCCGGGAGCGCATCGAGTCGGAGATCGTGAAGAACCTGGACGAGCTGCTCGCGCACGAGGAGCCACTCAAGGCCTTCGACCACGCGCTGGCGGCGCATGGGAAAAAGGCCGCGCCGAAGAAACCGGCGGCGAAACCAGCTGCGAAACCGAAGGCGAAGAAGGCCTGA
- a CDS encoding ABC transporter substrate-binding protein translates to MKFTRSMAVHAMVAVLALLGAAAPAIANDGVSKSSIVIGQSVALTGPGSALAEPFHQGAKLFFDRLNAAGGIQGRKVELVTLDDRGNPKLTADNTKKLLDQGVLSLFGYYGSPQVTAAYPLIKDGEVLMFAPMAGADELRGAMYANVYTLRPGYAEEAAAISRHAGMLGTAKKFGVLHGGDSESLAALDSALRTMPSTGVNVVASSTLQAGSIANSVDKVVAAGPQSVLLIGNASTAAGAIRDLRAKNFRGPIYGFSNTGESLLAEEIGPEGAGVVVVRVVPKSDAPKIAIVRELMQEAQAAKLGKPNVYMLEGYIAASLYAEALRRIPRDPTRAKFKKALSSLDDVNLGGFRAHLADDRVASKLVELSLIDSQGRVRE, encoded by the coding sequence ATGAAATTCACCCGATCCATGGCCGTCCATGCGATGGTAGCTGTGTTGGCGCTGCTGGGTGCTGCGGCGCCGGCAATAGCCAATGACGGCGTGTCCAAATCCAGCATCGTGATCGGCCAGTCGGTCGCGCTGACCGGCCCCGGCTCGGCCCTGGCCGAACCCTTCCACCAGGGCGCGAAGCTGTTTTTCGACCGGCTCAACGCCGCCGGCGGCATCCAGGGCCGCAAGGTCGAATTGGTGACGCTGGACGACCGGGGCAACCCCAAACTCACGGCCGACAACACCAAGAAGCTGCTCGACCAGGGCGTGTTGTCGCTGTTCGGCTACTACGGCTCACCCCAGGTCACCGCCGCCTACCCGCTGATCAAGGACGGCGAGGTGCTGATGTTCGCCCCCATGGCCGGGGCCGACGAACTGCGCGGCGCCATGTATGCCAACGTGTACACGCTGCGGCCCGGCTACGCCGAGGAAGCAGCGGCGATCTCGCGCCACGCCGGGATGCTGGGCACCGCCAAGAAGTTCGGCGTGCTGCACGGCGGCGACAGCGAGTCGCTGGCCGCGCTCGATTCGGCCCTGCGCACCATGCCCAGCACCGGGGTCAACGTGGTGGCGAGTTCCACGCTCCAGGCTGGCAGCATCGCCAACAGCGTGGACAAGGTGGTGGCCGCCGGCCCGCAGTCGGTCCTGCTGATCGGCAATGCGAGCACTGCCGCCGGCGCCATCCGCGACCTGCGGGCCAAGAACTTCCGCGGACCGATCTACGGTTTTTCCAACACCGGCGAGAGCCTGCTGGCCGAGGAGATCGGCCCCGAGGGCGCCGGCGTGGTGGTGGTGCGCGTGGTGCCCAAGAGCGACGCCCCCAAGATCGCCATCGTGCGCGAGCTGATGCAGGAAGCGCAGGCCGCCAAGCTGGGCAAGCCGAACGTGTACATGCTGGAGGGCTACATCGCGGCGAGCCTGTACGCCGAGGCCCTGCGGCGCATCCCGCGCGACCCCACCCGCGCCAAGTTCAAGAAGGCGCTGAGCTCGCTGGACGACGTGAACCTGGGTGGCTTTCGCGCCCATCTGGCCGACGACCGCGTGGCCTCCAAGTTGGTCGAGCTGAGCCTGATCGATTCCCAGGGCCGCGTGCGCGAGTAA
- a CDS encoding type III pantothenate kinase → MAFLAIDVGNTRLKWAMYAQPRPGAALLAHGAEFLENIDKLAEGPWARLPQPQRMLGCAVAADAIKRRVEEQMEEIWDVPAQWVVASAAEAGLANRYDHPTRLGADRWVAMIGAWHRMLASGPARPMVVVMVGTAVTVEAVDATGAFLGGFILPGHGIMLRALESGTAGLHVPTGDVREFPTNTSDALTSGGTFAIAGAIERMVKHVREHCGEEPLRYMTGGAGWKMSPHMSMPFELVESLIFDGLLEIARHRFTG, encoded by the coding sequence ATGGCTTTCCTGGCGATCGACGTGGGTAACACCCGGCTGAAGTGGGCGATGTACGCGCAGCCGCGCCCCGGCGCGGCGCTGCTGGCGCACGGCGCCGAATTCCTGGAAAACATCGACAAGCTGGCCGAAGGCCCCTGGGCCCGGCTGCCGCAGCCGCAGCGCATGCTGGGATGCGCCGTCGCCGCCGACGCGATCAAGCGCCGCGTCGAGGAGCAGATGGAGGAGATCTGGGATGTGCCCGCGCAATGGGTGGTGGCCAGCGCCGCCGAGGCGGGCCTGGCCAACCGCTATGACCATCCGACGCGGCTGGGTGCCGACCGCTGGGTTGCGATGATCGGCGCCTGGCACCGCATGCTCGCCAGCGGGCCGGCGCGTCCCATGGTCGTGGTCATGGTGGGCACGGCGGTCACGGTGGAAGCCGTCGACGCCACCGGCGCCTTCCTGGGCGGCTTCATCCTGCCGGGCCACGGCATCATGCTGCGCGCGCTGGAATCAGGCACCGCCGGCCTGCACGTGCCCACCGGCGATGTGCGCGAATTCCCCACCAACACCTCGGACGCGCTCACCAGCGGCGGAACCTTCGCGATCGCGGGGGCCATCGAGCGCATGGTCAAGCACGTGCGCGAGCACTGCGGCGAGGAGCCGCTTCGCTACATGACCGGCGGCGCGGGCTGGAAGATGTCGCCGCACATGTCGATGCCGTTCGAGCTGGTGGAAAGCCTGATCTTCGACGGCCTGCTCGAAATCGCCCGTCACCGCTTCACCGGCTGA
- the argE gene encoding acetylornithine deacetylase → MDSTTTVSPKALELAQALVNINTVSANSNLQLIDLVREELAGFGVECRLTFNEERTKANLFATLGEGKPAGIILSGHTDTVPWDGQDWVFDPLGGDIHGDKLYGRGSADMKSFIAMAVAHAESFLHSKAPYAIHLALSYEEEIGCFGVRELIADMREAGIRPLACIVGEPTGMVPAIAHKGVYRYKCCVRGQEAHSSLTPESVNAIEMAARVIGKLRDMAEGFERDEPRYAGFDVPFSTASVGRFHGGIADNVVPRDAEFRYEFRDLPTADVAAMQRELVDYARSLEPGMKRIAPEAGFSFQTICEIPSFLGSAEDSVTRLALQLSGERRTTQVAFGTEAGLFKSAGIPTVVCGPGSIAQAHKPDEFVSLEQLARCEAFMRGLAHLEKPLG, encoded by the coding sequence ATGGATTCCACAACCACGGTTTCGCCCAAGGCGCTGGAGCTGGCGCAGGCGCTGGTGAACATCAACACCGTCAGCGCCAACTCCAACCTGCAGCTCATCGATCTGGTGCGCGAGGAACTGGCCGGCTTCGGCGTCGAGTGCCGGCTGACCTTCAATGAAGAGCGGACCAAGGCCAACCTGTTCGCCACGCTGGGCGAGGGCAAGCCGGCCGGCATCATCCTGTCGGGCCACACCGACACCGTGCCCTGGGACGGGCAGGACTGGGTGTTCGACCCGCTGGGCGGTGACATCCACGGCGACAAGCTCTATGGCCGCGGTTCGGCAGACATGAAGAGCTTCATCGCCATGGCGGTGGCTCACGCGGAAAGCTTCCTGCACAGCAAGGCCCCGTACGCGATCCACCTGGCCCTGAGCTACGAGGAGGAGATCGGCTGCTTCGGCGTGCGCGAGCTGATCGCCGACATGCGCGAGGCCGGCATCCGGCCGCTGGCCTGCATCGTCGGCGAGCCCACCGGCATGGTGCCGGCGATCGCGCACAAGGGCGTGTACCGCTACAAGTGCTGCGTGCGCGGCCAGGAGGCGCATTCCTCGCTGACGCCGGAGTCGGTGAACGCGATCGAAATGGCGGCGCGGGTGATCGGCAAGCTGCGCGACATGGCCGAAGGCTTCGAGCGCGACGAGCCGCGCTACGCGGGCTTCGACGTGCCGTTCTCCACCGCCAGCGTCGGGCGCTTCCACGGCGGCATCGCCGACAACGTGGTGCCGCGCGACGCCGAATTCCGCTACGAATTCCGCGACCTGCCCACGGCCGACGTGGCGGCCATGCAGCGCGAGCTCGTCGACTACGCGCGCTCGCTGGAGCCGGGCATGAAGCGCATCGCGCCGGAGGCGGGATTCAGCTTCCAGACCATCTGCGAGATCCCCAGCTTCCTGGGGTCGGCCGAGGACAGCGTCACGCGCCTGGCCCTGCAGTTGTCGGGCGAACGCCGGACCACGCAGGTGGCCTTCGGCACCGAGGCAGGCCTGTTCAAGAGCGCCGGCATTCCCACGGTGGTGTGCGGGCCGGGCAGCATCGCGCAGGCCCACAAGCCGGACGAGTTCGTCAGCCTCGAACAACTCGCGCGCTGCGAGGCCTTCATGCGCGGCCTGGCGCACCTGGAGAAGCCCCTGGGCTGA
- a CDS encoding aminopeptidase, giving the protein MKTRKWRAAGGVLAALLLSSLAGCSNVGYYWQSATGHLRMMSAARPVDDWLGDTQTPERLRDRLALSQRIRNFAVSELMLPDNPSYRRYADLQRPAVVWNVVAAPPYSLTLTQSCFPVTGCVGYRGYFDESEARAEAGRLAAQGQETSVYPVPAYSTLGWMNWAGGDPLLNTFINYPEGELARIIFHELAHQVVYANGDTMFNESFATAVERIGGKRWLETHASEPVRREYEQYDGRRRQFRGLVRATSDTLRAIYEQAGGEERGKLKQEALQRFREDYAQLRASWPGEPARYRFYDRWVAEANNASFGAQAAYEELVPGFEALFAREGGDFLRFYDAARALARLPKAERHQQLKSKESSGA; this is encoded by the coding sequence GTGAAAACGCGGAAGTGGCGAGCGGCGGGCGGCGTCCTGGCCGCGTTGCTGCTTTCCAGCCTGGCGGGCTGTTCCAACGTCGGCTACTACTGGCAGTCGGCGACCGGCCACCTGCGCATGATGAGCGCCGCGCGGCCCGTTGATGATTGGTTGGGCGACACCCAGACGCCTGAGCGCCTGCGCGACCGGCTGGCGCTGAGCCAGCGCATCCGCAACTTCGCGGTGAGCGAGCTCATGCTGCCGGACAACCCGAGCTACCGGCGCTATGCCGACCTGCAGCGGCCGGCCGTGGTCTGGAACGTGGTGGCCGCGCCGCCGTACTCCCTGACGCTGACGCAGTCCTGCTTTCCCGTGACCGGCTGCGTGGGTTACCGCGGCTATTTCGACGAGAGTGAGGCCAGGGCCGAAGCCGGTCGGCTCGCGGCTCAGGGCCAGGAAACCAGCGTCTATCCGGTGCCTGCGTATTCCACGCTGGGCTGGATGAACTGGGCGGGCGGCGATCCGCTGCTCAATACCTTCATCAACTACCCGGAAGGCGAGCTGGCGCGCATCATCTTCCACGAACTGGCGCACCAGGTGGTCTATGCCAACGGCGACACCATGTTCAACGAGTCGTTCGCGACCGCGGTGGAGCGCATCGGCGGCAAGCGCTGGCTGGAGACCCATGCTTCGGAGCCGGTGCGCCGCGAGTACGAGCAGTACGACGGGCGGCGCCGGCAGTTCCGCGGGCTGGTGCGGGCCACGAGCGATACGCTCAGGGCGATCTACGAGCAGGCGGGCGGCGAAGAGCGGGGCAAGCTCAAGCAGGAAGCGCTGCAGCGTTTTCGCGAGGACTACGCGCAGCTGCGCGCCAGCTGGCCGGGCGAGCCGGCGCGCTACCGCTTCTACGACCGCTGGGTCGCCGAGGCGAACAACGCCTCCTTCGGCGCGCAGGCGGCTTACGAGGAGCTGGTGCCCGGCTTCGAGGCCCTGTTCGCGCGCGAAGGCGGTGACTTCCTTCGCTTCTATGATGCGGCCAGGGCCCTGGCCCGGCTGCCCAAGGCTGAGCGTCACCAACAACTCAAATCGAAGGAGTCTTCCGGTGCCTGA
- a CDS encoding CaiB/BaiF CoA transferase family protein, which yields MGPLAGIKVLELGQLIAGPFAAKTLGDFGADVIKVEPPGVGDPLRKWRMLKDGTSVWWQVQSRNKRSITLDLKEPPAQEVVRKLAQDADVLIENFRPGALEGWGLGPEQLLALNPRLVVLRISGYGQTGPYRDRPGFGVVAEAMGGLRHLTGEPGRVPVRVGVSIGDTLASLHGVIGILLALHERHRSGRGQVVDVALYEAVFNCMESLLPEYSAFGAVRGPAGSAMPGIAPTNAYLCRDGGYALVAGNGDSIFKRLMGAIGRDELAADPALADNAGRVQRVEEIDAAIGAWTAQRTVAEVLQALDGASVPAGRIYTVADIAADPHYRARGMLQEVQLADGSRLTLPGVVPKLSLTPGGHRRNAPGLGQDTDAVLREIGLDAQQIAALRERGIIGSEGA from the coding sequence ATGGGACCGCTCGCCGGCATCAAGGTCCTCGAGCTTGGCCAGCTCATCGCCGGCCCGTTCGCCGCCAAGACGCTGGGCGACTTCGGCGCCGACGTGATCAAGGTGGAGCCGCCCGGCGTCGGCGACCCGCTGCGCAAGTGGCGCATGCTCAAGGACGGCACTTCGGTGTGGTGGCAGGTGCAGTCGCGCAACAAGCGCTCGATCACGCTGGACCTGAAGGAGCCGCCGGCCCAGGAGGTGGTGCGAAAGCTCGCGCAGGACGCCGACGTGCTGATCGAGAATTTCCGCCCGGGCGCGCTGGAAGGCTGGGGGCTCGGCCCCGAGCAGCTGCTGGCGCTCAACCCGCGCCTGGTGGTGCTGCGCATCAGCGGCTACGGCCAGACCGGGCCCTACCGCGACCGCCCGGGCTTCGGCGTGGTGGCCGAAGCCATGGGGGGACTGCGCCACCTGACCGGCGAACCCGGCCGCGTCCCGGTGCGCGTGGGCGTGTCCATCGGCGACACGCTGGCTTCGCTGCACGGCGTGATCGGCATCCTGCTGGCGTTGCACGAGCGGCATCGCAGCGGCCGCGGCCAGGTGGTCGACGTCGCGCTCTACGAAGCGGTGTTCAACTGCATGGAAAGCCTGCTGCCCGAATACAGCGCCTTCGGCGCGGTGCGGGGCCCGGCGGGCAGCGCGATGCCGGGGATCGCGCCGACCAACGCCTACCTGTGCCGCGACGGCGGCTACGCGCTGGTGGCGGGCAACGGCGACAGCATCTTCAAGCGCCTGATGGGCGCGATCGGCCGGGACGAGCTCGCAGCCGACCCGGCGCTGGCGGACAACGCGGGACGGGTCCAGCGGGTCGAGGAGATCGATGCCGCCATCGGCGCCTGGACCGCGCAGCGCACGGTCGCCGAAGTGCTGCAGGCGCTGGACGGCGCCAGCGTGCCGGCCGGCCGCATCTACACGGTGGCCGACATCGCCGCCGATCCGCACTACCGCGCGCGCGGCATGCTGCAGGAGGTGCAGCTGGCCGACGGCAGCCGCCTCACGCTGCCGGGCGTGGTGCCCAAGCTCTCGCTCACGCCGGGCGGGCATCGCCGCAATGCGCCCGGCCTGGGCCAGGACACCGATGCGGTGCTGCGCGAGATCGGCCTCGATGCGCAGCAGATCGCCGCTCTGCGCGAGCGCGGGATCATCGGGAGCGAGGGTGCCTAG
- a CDS encoding acyl-CoA-binding protein, giving the protein MADLKAAFETAVANSKKLAERPDNATLLKIYALYKQATAGDITEKKPGFGDMVGRAKWDAWNGVKGTSSEDAMQQYIDLVESLS; this is encoded by the coding sequence ATGGCCGACCTGAAAGCCGCTTTCGAAACTGCCGTCGCCAATTCCAAGAAGCTTGCCGAGCGCCCCGACAACGCGACGCTGCTCAAGATCTATGCGCTGTACAAGCAGGCCACGGCCGGCGACATCACCGAAAAGAAGCCCGGCTTCGGCGACATGGTCGGCCGCGCTAAGTGGGACGCCTGGAATGGCGTGAAGGGCACCTCCAGCGAGGACGCCATGCAGCAGTACATCGACCTGGTCGAGTCGCTCAGCTAG